GCGGCCCACGTCGCGGCGGACATCGCACCGAAGGGGACCAGGTACGACGTCCAGCCGTTCACACGCGCGGCGCCGGACCCGACCACCGAGGCGCGGCGGCCCTGCGCCAGCGTCGTGGCCGTCGACTCCCAGACCGTGCGGAAGACGAGGACGTGCCGCGCGAGTCCGGCCTCCACGGCCGCGACGGCGTTCATCACGGCCCCGAGCTGACCCGCCGTCTCCGAACCGCCGGAGAACCAGCGCACGTTCAGGCCGAAGGCGTCGACGACGTCGAAGACCCCGGCGCCGGAGAACCCGGGCGCGGGGGAGTGGGCCCCGGGCCAGGTGCTGACGCCGTCGACGTCCGCGCGGTCGAGGCCGGCGTCGGCGAGGGCGGCCAGCACGGCCTCGGCCGTCAGCGACATCCCGGAGCGCCCGAGCCGGCGACCGACCGCCGACTGCCCGACGCCGGTGATCACGGCGCCCGTCGTCACGCCGCCTCCCGCGGGGTGAACAGGGGGAGCCACACGTCCTCGTGCTGTTCGAAGACGACGCGCACGGGCAGGCCGACCCGCACATCCGCCGGTTCGACGCCGGTCAGCCGGGTCACCAGCCGCAGGCCGGGCTCGTCGTCGAGCTCGACGACGGCGACGACGAACGGCACCGCCATCCCTGGCATCCACGGCTGGTGGTTGACCGTGAAGGAGAACACCGTGCCGGTGCCGACCGCGGGCGTGGAGATCACGTCGGTGGACAGGCAGTACCGGCAGACCGGGACCGGCGGATGGAGCCAGCGGCGGCATGCGGCGCACCGGCTGATCAGGAGCTCGCCGCGTCCGCCGCCGGTCCAGAACGCTCGGTTGTCGAGTTCCAACTCCGGCAGCGGAGGATGGCCGGAGCCGTCCGGCTGCGGGGAAGCCATGCCCAAGATGGTAGATGATTTTCGGAGATGGGCCGCTACGCTGGAGGCGCGGCCGCGCTGGGCGCCGTCAGGGAGGTGAGCGGTGAGTCAGGACTTCCCTGACCTCGGCACCGACCCGATGCGCGTTCCCAAGGTAGCGGAGCTGGTCGCCCAGGACCTGCGCCGACGCATCGCGTCGGGCGCGTTCGCCGAGTCCGGTGAGCTCCCACCCGGCACCGTCCTCATGCAGGCCTACGGCGTCTCGCGCCCCACGCTCCGCGAGGCGTACCGGATCCTGGAGTCCGAGAACCTCGTCGAGGTCGGGCGCGGCGGGCACGACGCCTTCGTCCGCCAGCCCTCGATCGAGGTCGCCGGCCGGTACGCCGGCGTGCACCTGCAGATGCGCGGGACGACGCTGCTCGACGTCGAGCGGGCGCGGGCGGTCGTCGAGCCCCCGGCCGCGGGGATGCTCGCGGCGCGCGGCGGCGACCCCGAGGTCCGTAAGGCCCTGCAGGACGCCCTGCAGCGCGAGCGCGACTCCCTCGACGACCCGGCCGCGTTCAGCCACGCGAGCTTCGCCTTCCACGACCTCGTCGTCGAACTCTCCGGCAACGTGACGCTGCACGCCGTCTTCGGCGTCCTCGGTGACGTGGTGCAGCGGCACACCGACGTCCGCGTCGCGGAGGAGACCCAGGTCTCGCCCGCCGCGACCGACCGGGCCGCGCTGATGAAAGGTCACCGCGCGCACGTGCGGTTCGTCGAGCACGTCGAGGCCGAGGACGTCGCCGCCGCCACGGCGCTGTGGCGCACCCACGTCGAGGCCGTCAGTCACGCGCTCGGCTCCGACACCGATCCGCGCGGCGTCGTGGACCTGTTCTGAGGGACCGTCAATGACCGAGATCGTCCCTCTGCACTCGACCGGCGCGGACCGGCTCGCCTCGCAGCTGCGCCGGCAGATCGTCACCGGCGAGCTGACCGTCGGCGAACGCCTCCCGCCCGAGCCCGAGCTCCGCGAGCGTTTCGGCGCCTCCCGCGCCACGTTGCGCGCCGCGCTCGTCGTGC
This sequence is a window from Sporichthya brevicatena. Protein-coding genes within it:
- a CDS encoding FadR/GntR family transcriptional regulator, translated to MSQDFPDLGTDPMRVPKVAELVAQDLRRRIASGAFAESGELPPGTVLMQAYGVSRPTLREAYRILESENLVEVGRGGHDAFVRQPSIEVAGRYAGVHLQMRGTTLLDVERARAVVEPPAAGMLAARGGDPEVRKALQDALQRERDSLDDPAAFSHASFAFHDLVVELSGNVTLHAVFGVLGDVVQRHTDVRVAEETQVSPAATDRAALMKGHRAHVRFVEHVEAEDVAAATALWRTHVEAVSHALGSDTDPRGVVDLF
- a CDS encoding Zn-ribbon domain-containing OB-fold protein, with product MASPQPDGSGHPPLPELELDNRAFWTGGGRGELLISRCAACRRWLHPPVPVCRYCLSTDVISTPAVGTGTVFSFTVNHQPWMPGMAVPFVVAVVELDDEPGLRLVTRLTGVEPADVRVGLPVRVVFEQHEDVWLPLFTPREAA